GTGCATTTGATATGGTTCGACtccttttccttcttatttgtactatttatatattaaaagatCAATGAACTTACGATCATCTTACACGCTCGAGTTAAACGGCTGGCGAAACAAGACTAGATTGACGAGCCTTTTTTGCGCTCATAACTGTATTCATCTTCACTAGTAGTATTGGTGAATATCAACTACCTAGTTAATAAAATTTTGGTCACCCAAATCCTAGCATCAAAtctcatacttcctccgtcttttaatactcgcaacgtttgttagtttcacgcatgccgatgcacaactttgatcatttatatcttaaattttctttatgcaaaaattataaaaagttgatattttgaaaatacacattgagacgaatctaacaagatcccacatgattatgttttatcttatataaaaagcactaagaatagtcaaagtagattatatgaatagtggcaaaagtccaaacgttgcgagtattaaaagacggaggaagtatatcatTTGCCCTTACTCGCTACCTCTATGCgcgaaaccaaaaaaaaaaaaaaaaaaaaaaaaacaccaataGCAGAGCATGAAGAAAAGATTCGGTACCATTAGTCCATTATCAAGAAGAATATTTAGTGGACCATAATCGTATAAAGGAAACATTGCTAAAGTCTTTTTGCGCACGTGCTCTAACATTTTACTTAGTGATCTTTTACTGCTTTAATCAGCCTCATCTTTTCCCCCTGTTGCAACATGAAATTAAGACCAAAATTCAGAAGAAATCACTATGATGAAACTAGCAATATACAAAAAGACAACAGTTTTAGAGTTCTGTCATATGAGGTATACATATATATCAGCAATCTATCTCAGATACTCTAAAAAACAAAGAGATAGCCTACAACATAAACCAGTCTAGAATCTGTACTAGGGGTTCCCTCTTACTCTAAAGAAACCGTTAACTTACGAGGGTCACTCATATACAAAATTCAGCTCGAGAGTAGAATAACACTCCGCGCTATCCATAGCCCAAAACAAGCCATGAACAAGAAAACAACCACAACTACCTTAATCACCATATGCACCGGCGTTGACTTCTTAAGTTTACTATCATTTTTATCAGGTCTGCCTTCAGAGTTATCAGCACACTGCTTCTCACGAACTTCTACTGACGAATTCCTTATCTCTGCAACTGATGTTTTACAGACTTCTGCCTCAGCAGCAGAAGTGAATCTCTTTTGCAAGCGAATTCTCCTATTTGCAGTTCCTTGCTCCACAGATTTTGCTGCACTTGGCCGAGTTCTCTGGAGATTGGTTCTTATCTTGATTCCGGTTTCAACAACTCCAATTTCATCAGCTGCAGTAGTGGCGTTGTCAACAAGATCTGTTAAGCAGATGAAATCCTCGTGAGGAGCAATTGTAGGAGAACAACTTCTCTCGGTAACTGTGAagtttgattcttcttcttcttcatcctgGAATTTTTGTAAGCGCATTCTTCTATTTGCAGTTCCCTGCCCAGCAAAGGTTGAAGACGGTAATTCTCTTCCACGAAGGTTAGACCTTATTTTGATTCCACTATTTCCAACAATTTGATTGCCATCTTCAACCTTCACAGAGCCGGTACCAAGTGTTGGAGGGTAACTGCTAAGGGGGTTGATGAATCGATCCACAGCATCATCAGAGAAGATATTTTCATCATCAGCCAGAAGGCAACTCTGCAGAAGTTCCTCGTAGCCCTTTGGTTCATTATAATTCTGCCTAATGAATCCCACATCATGCTGTACAATAAAAATAACATCATCAGTACATTCATCCACAACCACCAGATATATTGACCAAAGCCAACCATCCACCAAGTTTAGAGGCAGCACAAAGGTAGTTAGGCAAATATCGATCAATATTAGTGCAATAAGGTGAACACTGATAAGCAAtcctaattattatttttactatcataGTTTTCGGATCAAACCAGATGTCTGCACTAGTGTACCAACTCGGTCCACTACAGCCTTCAGATTGCCTCCGCAAAAGAAATGAACAACCAAGTTATCCAGGCTACTGACTCTTAGTACAAAGAACACGTATTGAGGATGTTATAGAATCTCAGACTTAGACCTATTCCTGTTCTCAGCAAGTTCCATTTTTGCAGGAGGCAAAATATCATTTGAGTTTTTCCCCCTAATTTGGTGATTTCACTTAAAACTAGTGTTTTCTCTTTCATTCCCCCATCCAAAGTATCATTTGACTAGTCTATCATAGtatgagttttaagccttttaTTAGTGTAGTTATTATGACCCTTGTATTAAAACTATTAATTATGCGAGTCAGTACTTTGACTTAGCAACGAATTCCCCTGACCAGGTTCATTACTGTTTAAGGTAGCTAACAAGGTCTTCCCTACCTTCTGTTGGGCTACTTCAACATCGGACCCGCTACATGATCCGCTCTCCTTGATAGATGAATTCTTCCACACATCATTTTCAATGTATGTTTCCCCTTGGTGAACAGCTTCCTTGTAGTAGGGTGCATCTGGATCAATAACAGAATCCATGAAGTCAGAAATTTGTTCTTTTCCATTGATGTCCTGTAAGTGCAATCCATTATGACTATCACCAATTTCTGAAGGGAAAATGTCGTCCATGCCAATTGGTCCCTGGTTCGTATGCATCGACTGCCATGGATAGTACGAATCCGGGGCATCATAGAAGTTAAAAGGTTCATTGAAATAGGAATCCACCTGACAAACAACACAAAACAACATGTTGACAAATAGTTAATCGCCATAATGAAGGGCAAGTAGAAACAAATTGAAACAAGGATTTCAGTGGTATACTCACCTCATGCACCACTTCTTTGTTCACCCGAGGATGATCAGGCAATACTGGCTTAGATGTTATACTATCACAAGGTTTGACTACAAAAGTCTCAGATGTCATTTGTTGCTCCACGCTTTGCTCGACAGACACAGGAGATGCCTGAACAACCGCTGGCTCCGACCGTAAGTCTTCCGGTGAACCATCATCAAGACGGTATTCACTGATCTTCCTCGGCATGGGCTCCGACCGTACGTCTTTCTGTGAAACATTGGTTGGAGTAGGTGAGTAAATGTTCGTTTCAACTTCCTCGGTATGGTAACCATCCTCATTATCATCTGGTTTCAGATCTTCCGCTTTCTTGAATAAGCGGCAAAGAACAAAAGCCACCTGTGAAAAGGAAATCATTAGCAAAATAAAAGTATCATAACCGAAGTGAGAAACCAGGAATTTTAAACTCTGAAGCACTGTTGTTGGGAAATACATCGTCATTCGTCAATTACTATACCGAGAAGACCGGCCATATTTTACCAGGCATCCTATTCCCTGTACTAAATCGAGAAACAACACCCTCGAGTTATTAAGCATAGTATCATAACTGCACCCATGAATATGTTCTAGCCTAGGCACCAACCAAAGAAGACAGGAGCAAGAAAAAAACAGGGGAGAAGGAGAACTTTTCTAACATTTTCATTTTTACTTCATTCAACTTTCATAAACCTTTCCCTTCATAACCTTACAAACACTATTCACTACATTCACAAGCAAAGAAACCCACATTGATATCATAAGTACAAACTCAAAATATATCCAGGTAAGTGGCATCATTATTCTCCTATGCAACGATATGATACACATACTGAAAGTGAAAACTATCAGAAGGCAAATAAGTGCTCAACCTAACTGC
This genomic stretch from Spinacia oleracea cultivar Varoflay chromosome 3, BTI_SOV_V1, whole genome shotgun sequence harbors:
- the LOC110797746 gene encoding NAC domain-containing protein 62 isoform X2, with protein sequence MIIDGLSSSLINLIDKVECFSEKKPEKMGALPMPFEALPLGFRFKPTDVELIDHYLRLKINGKDDEVACIKEVDICRVEPWDLPDLSAIRTLDPEWFFFCPRDRKYPNGQRSNRATEAGYWKATGKDRSIKSRKMGLIGMKKTLVFYTGRAPKGQRTNWVIHEYRPMIQELDGTHPGQVAFVLCRLFKKAEDLKPDDNEDGYHTEEVETNIYSPTPTNVSQKDVRSEPMPRKISEYRLDDGSPEDLRSEPAVVQASPVSVEQSVEQQMTSETFVVKPCDSITSKPVLPDHPRVNKEVVHEVDSYFNEPFNFYDAPDSYYPWQSMHTNQGPIGMDDIFPSEIDAPYYKEAVHQGETYIENDVWKNSSIKESGSCSGSDVEVAQQKHDVGFIRQNYNEPKGYEELLQSCLLADDENIFSDDAVDRFINPLSSYPPTLGTGSVKVEDGNQIVGNSGIKIRSNLRGRELPSSTFAGQGTANRRMRLQKFQDEEEEESNFTVTERSCSPTIAPHEDFICLTDLVDNATTAADEIGVVETGIKIRTNLQRTRPSAAKSVEQGTANRRIRLQKRFTSAAEAEVCKTSVAEIRNSSVEVREKQCADNSEGRPDKNDSKLKKSTPVHMVIKVVVVVFLFMACFGLWIARSVILLSS
- the LOC110797746 gene encoding NAC domain-containing protein 62 isoform X1, which encodes MIIDGLSSSLINLIDKVECFSEKKPEKMGALPMPFEALPLGFRFKPTDVELIDHYLRLKINGKDDEVACIKEVDICRVEPWDLPDLSAIRTLDPEWFFFCPRDRKYPNGQRSNRATEAGYWKATGKDRSIKSRKMGLIGMKKTLVFYTGRAPKGQRTNWVIHEYRPMIQELDGTHPGQVAFVLCRLFKKAEDLKPDDNEDGYHTEEVETNIYSPTPTNVSQKDVRSEPMPRKISEYRLDDGSPEDLRSEPAVVQASPVSVEQSVEQQMTSETFVVKPCDSITSKPVLPDHPRVNKEVVHEVDSYFNEPFNFYDAPDSYYPWQSMHTNQGPIGMDDIFPSEIGDSHNGLHLQDINGKEQISDFMDSVIDPDAPYYKEAVHQGETYIENDVWKNSSIKESGSCSGSDVEVAQQKHDVGFIRQNYNEPKGYEELLQSCLLADDENIFSDDAVDRFINPLSSYPPTLGTGSVKVEDGNQIVGNSGIKIRSNLRGRELPSSTFAGQGTANRRMRLQKFQDEEEEESNFTVTERSCSPTIAPHEDFICLTDLVDNATTAADEIGVVETGIKIRTNLQRTRPSAAKSVEQGTANRRIRLQKRFTSAAEAEVCKTSVAEIRNSSVEVREKQCADNSEGRPDKNDSKLKKSTPVHMVIKVVVVVFLFMACFGLWIARSVILLSS